The Enhydrobacter sp. sequence CGATCAGCAGCAGGCGCCGCACCTCGAGATGCCGCGCGTGGGCCGAATTCACGCGATCGCCGTGCGCCTCGAGTGCGGCCCGCGCCGCCGCCAGCGTCCTGGCCGGCCAGCCGAGCTCGCGCGACACGAGCGCGATCTCGGCCTCGGCGACGACGCAGCGTGCGCGGGCCACCGCTTCGCGCGGGCCGAAGCCGCGCGCCGCGCGATGCAGCAAGGCCCTGGCGCGCGCCAGATCGCCGAGCTGGGCCATGGCGATGCCGCGCAGCGCCAGCGCCGGCGGGTCGTCGCGCAGCGCCACCCGCTTCAGCGCGCCCAGCAGATCGCCGGCCGCCAGCGCCCGCGCCGCCGCGTTGATCAGCGAATCCATCGCACTCCCGTCACACTTGTAACTCCCGCCGTCCGCCTCCCCTCCGTATCTATCCCACGACCCGCGACCGCCCAAGGGAGGGAAGACCATGACGACATCGACGATCGGCACGACCGAGGAAAGATCCCTCGCTGCGCTCGGGATGACACGGTCTTCCGGATCGATGAAATCGTGTCATCCCGAGCCGAAGGCGAGGGATCTTTCGTCAGCCGCCGACTGGCTCGGGCTCGCCGCCGCGCCGACCTTCGCCGCCATGGCGCTGCTGACGGGCGTCCTCGAAGGCGGCGCGCCAGCCATGATGTGCGCGCCCGACGCCTCGCCGCTCGGCAGCATGGCCTGGATGTATCTGCTGATGAGCGCCTTCCATTCGGCGCCCTGGCTGCGGCGGATCTCGCGATCGAGAAAGATCCCTCGCTGACGCTCGGGGCGACACCACCTTGGCCGTGTCATCGCGAGCGAAGGCGAGGGATCTTTCGCCGGTGCCTTCTACCGCTTCCCCCACTTGTTCCAGCACGAGCCGATCTGGTGGGCCTCGCGCTGGACGGCGATCCAGCGGCGGGAGAAGCGCAGGCCGGTGCGGGCCTCGATGGCGCGGGCGATCTCGCCGTCGGTGAGGCCCTGCGCGTTCAGCCGCTCCAGCAGCGCGCTGCATTCGGCGGTCCACCGCTCGCCGATCGGTCGGCGGATCGCGCGCATCGCTTTCGGGCGCGGCCGGCTCACGGTCCGGCCTCGCGCCACTCGGCGAGGATCGGCGGCGGCACGCGGGCGCGGCCGCTCTCGGGGCGCGGGCCCCAGTCGCCCTCGAGCCAGAAGCCGCCCGGCCGGTAGCCGCGCAGGCGCGCCCGCCAGTGCGCCTCGCTGTCGCGATCGGCGGTGATCCCGGCGGCCGCGCTTTTCGTCGTCGCGGCGGGCTTCGGCGCATGGGCGCGCGTGATCCAGTTGCGCCAGTACGGCCCCCAGCGCTGCGCGGTGCGGCCGGTGGCTGCGGCGTGGTTGCGGAAACGCTCGGTCTCGGCCGCGATCGCCTCGGGTGCGAGATCGGGCCGGGCTGTCGCTGCCCAGGCAAGATCGGCGGCGTCGGGCTGCCAACCCTCGGGCAAAGCGTGAGCGGTCGGGCGTGGGGGCCGCGACGCGACGCGTGGCGGCGCGTCGCCCGCTCCCTCCCCTTCCTTTCCTTTCCCGTTCCCTTCCCCTTCCCTTCCCATGGAAGCGGAGTCGTCGACGCGTGCCGACGCGTCGGCCGCGCGTGGCGACGCGTCGCCCTCCGGCGCCGGCAGCCGCGAGGCGGCCTCGCGCGGATTGAGGATCTGGTGCCGGGCGAGCGTGGGGATCCACGCATAGCCCTCGCCGTAGGGCACGACCAGGCCGCGCTCGATCAGCTCGGCCGCGACCGCATCGCCGTCGCAGGCATCGTCGGGCAGATAGCGCCGCTTGAAGACGCGCGGCGTCCAGACCAGCCGTCCCTCGCGGTCGGCCTCGCACCACAGGCCGATATAGAGCAGCCGGGCCAGCGGCGAGAGCGCGCAGATGTCGTCGGAGGTGAAGAACTCCGGCTTGATCGTGCGGATGCGCGCCATCAGCGACGCCCGGGACAAGAGGTGCGCGGGCGCCGGTGGGGGAGCCGGCGGCCCGCGCCGGCGACCGTGGAAGGGAACGATGCGGGAGGGAACATCGTCACGGCCGCCGTTGGGAATTGGGGGAAGAGGATCGCGGGAGCACCATCCCGAGCGCGGCCTCGCGGCCCACCGCCTCGCGCAGCAGGCGGTACTTCCAGCGCTGCTGCGGCGTCATCGGCGGCAGGCGCCGGCCGTCCCACCAGCGCTTCATGCCCTCGCGGCAGGCGGCGCTGATGCGGGCGCGCATCACCGGATCGGCGTTCATGCGCCGGATGTTCTTGCCGAAGCCGCAGGCTCGCGCCGTCATGGCCGCTTCTCCGTGCCGGCCGGCCCGCCGCGGCCTTCCGCGGGCGTCAGGCGGCGGGCGAGCTCGATCAGCAGCACCGCGGTCGCGCCCGGCCCGCGCTCCTCGATCAGCCGCGCCGCCGCCCGCTCCAGCGCCTCGGCGCCGGCCATCGTGCGGTCGATCAGCTCGAGAGCGCGCGCCCGCCGCGGCAGGCGGCGCAGGAAGCCGCGCTCCACCAGGCGGTCGATCACCGCGCTCACCCGCGCCTTCGAGCGCAGGCCGAGCGCCACCGTGATCTCGTCATGGCTTGGCATCACGCCGCCATGCGCGGCCGCGTAGGCGCGCAGGAAGGCCAGCAGCTCGGCCTGGCGCGGCGTCAGCATCGGCCGCTCCGGACGGGATGCCCCGCCGGCGCGGCCGGTGAAGGCGGCCGGGACGAAGACGGGGGAGGGCCGAAATGGTCGGGCCGGATGTCGTAGCGCGTGACGCGGCCCGCAGTCAGCGCCTCGATCTCGATCGCGCGCCGGACCGGCACCACGCCGTTCCAGCGGCTGACCGCCGAGGGCGTAATGCCGAGCAGCCGCGCGATGTCGATGTCCTTGCCGCCCGCCGCATGGCGGGCCCGCTTCATGCCGTCGGGAATGCTCATGGCCCGAAGTTAATCCTTGATTAACATTCGGTCAATTAACAATGTGCGGGAAGTTAACCGCAGGTCAAGTCAAAATGGACATCATGTCGGAGCTGGGCGATGCCATCAGCGAAGGCCGCAGGCGCCGCGGTCTGACCCAGGCCGAGCTCGCGCGCGAGTTCGGCATCTCGAAGTCGGCCGTGAACCAGTGGGAGTCGGGCAAGAACGTTCCCGACCAGCGCAAGCTCGGCAGGCTGGTGCAGCTCCTCGGGCTCGATCCCGCCGTGGCCGCCGGCGTGCCCCCCGAGACGAGAAACACGGAGACGAGACAAACGGAGGCGGGGCACGCGGAGACGGGGGGCCCGCGCAGCGACGCAGCGCCCGCCGCCACGCGCCTGCTGCGCGAGATGCCGGTCAACGGCCGGCCCGACATCGCGGTGTGGGCCAGCGCCGAGGCCGGGCACGACGGCGCGATGGTGCTGGTGAACGAGCCGATCGACTATATCCGCCGCTCCGAGCGCATGCTGGGCGTGCGCAATCCCTTCGCCTTCTACGTCATCGGCACCTCGATGAGCCCGGCGATCGAGCACGGCGACCAGGTCGTGATCCATCCCGGCATGCCGCCGCAGCCGGGCAAGGACCATGTCTTCCTGCAGCAGCAGCCCGACGGCACCATGCTCGCGCTGGTGAAGCGCCTGCTGCGCTCGACCACGACGGCGTGGCGGGTGCGCCAGTTCAACCCGCCGCGCGACTTCGACCTGCCCAAGAGCAAGTGGTCGAAGGCGCTCATGATCACCGAGAAGCGGGTGGGGTAGCGCGGCGGCGAGGCGGATAAAGATCCCTCGCTGACGCTCGGGATGACACAACCTTCTGAGCGACAAACCGTGTCATCCCGAGCGCCAGCAAGGGATCTTTCCGCACCGCCGGCGATCGATGTCCAGTGACAGCGCTTGACCGGTAGTTAATTAATAATTAACATCGGTTCATGCCCGACGCCCCCTCCCCCATCGTCCGCACCGTCACCGCCGACGGCTTCGTCGTGGTCGCGGCCTTCCGGGACCCCAACGCGGTGCTGCCGCCGCGGCGGATCGCCTACACCTACGACCACCATGCGCATCTCAACGATGCGGCCGACGCCTATGCCGCCTACGAGCGCGGCGAATATCGGGGCTTCTCGGCGGTCGGCCTGTTCCCGGTGCGCGGCGGGCTGCCGTTCGGCCCCGCGCTGGGCGCTCTCGAGCTCGCCCGCCTGGTCCGCGAGACCGAGGCTGCCTGAGGCAAGCGCCGTTCAGCGTTGCCAGTCCTCTTCCGGCGGCAGGCCGTCATGGACGTCGGCGTGGGCGGCATCGTCGGGCGTGCCGAGCCGCCGGCCGCTGAAACGGATGCCGAGCACGCGGCCGTCGTCGGTGCGCAATCGGAGGTCGCGACGGCGAAGGGCGTTGCTGAGCTGGCCGGCGGCCATGCGGATCTCGCCCGAGGCGACGACCTCGCCCGGCCGCATGAGATAGCCGTCGAGCTCGTAGTCGGCGCGGCCCATGACTTCGCCCCGGCTTTCCAGCGTGCCGCTGCCGCGCAGGACCCCGATATGCCGCATCGTCCTTCTCCTTGTCGACGGTGGGCGATGCTCTACACCCTGCCGATGCCGGCGTCGATGACGCGGCTTGCCACCGGCCCCCGATGCGTCCATATGGATGATGTCGATACACGGACCGATGATCTGGCCGCGCCGCGTTGGGTTGGCGCCTCGCCATCGACCTTGATCCCGAAACAGATGCGAATTCGACGACCGGCCTCCCTTGGCGGGTCAGCATGTCTACGTTTGTGAAAGGTTATTCCCATGTCCAGGGGAACCGTGAAGTGGTTCAACAGCACCAAGGGCTTCGGCTTCATCGCGCCGGATGACGGCGGCAAGGACGCCTTCGTCCATATCAGCGCCGTGGAGCGCGCCGGCCTCGACCGCCTGATCGAGGGCCAGAAGGTCGAGTACGATGTCGTCGCCGACCGTCGCACCGGCAAGGCCTCCGCCGAGAACCTCAAGAAGGTCGACTGAACCCCGTACCTCCCGCGCCGGCCGCCGCGAATGCGCGGCGCCGGTCGCGGGACTTTCGCTCGCCCGATGGATCCTCGCCTCCTGCTACGCCGTCGGCAGCCACAACGTGGCCCATAGCCCTTCCCGTTCGTAGCGCAGCAGGCGATAGAGGTCGTCCTTCACCTCGGAACCTCCTCCGCTATCGCGACAGCCGGTCGAAGTCATCGAGCACCGCGGCGATGAGCCGGGCGATACGCGCATCGCCTCTCGCCGTGGAGGCGGCGTAGAGGCCGAGCAGGTAGCGCGCCTTGTCCGCGGCCTGCGACCAGCTCTCGGCGGGCTCGGCCAGCAACCGGCGCTCGACCTCCTCCTGCGCGCGCCGCAGCGCCGCCTGATTGGCCTCGACTTCCGAAATATGGCGGCGCAGCTCGGTCTCGTGCTGTGCCGACAGGCCCCGATGCAGGTCGAGATCGATCGTCTTGTCGGTCATGATCGTCCCTCCTCGCTGCGATTGCGCGGCGCTTTGCGCGGCGATGTCCAGCACATTCGCCGTCGTCCGCGAAGAAATAGATCCGGCGCCGCCCCTGACAATCGCGGGATTCGTCCCCACCTGCCGCAAGCGTCGTTTGAACGATGATCGTTCAAGGGGCAGCAAACCCGAACAACCGGAGACAACATGGCCAATGCCCCGACAGCAGGCAGCCGCTCGCCCGCAGACGACACCGACCGGCAGGACGTTCTCAACCAGATCGGCACCAGGTGGAACAGGTTCTCGAAGCAGGAGCTCTCCGCCCTCAAGTCCAATGACGAGCTCGTCGATCAGGTCGTCGCAAAATACGGCATCGCGAAAGATGCCGCCCAGAGCCAGGTCGACGCGCTGATGGACGGCCGCAACCTTACGGCGTGACCCGCATGCCGACCGAGACGCCGCGAGGGGCGTCCGTCGTCCCCGGGGAAGTGCCGGCGACCGGCATCGCCCGGCGATGGCGTGGCCCAGCGCTGCACTGACGCCGTAGGGGGCATTGCGCGGCGTCGCGCAAAGGCCCATGTAGGGAATGCATTCCCCCGAAAGGACCCCCTCATGAACACCGACCGGGCTTTTGCCCGCTCGGGTGCCGAGGTGCGACGGGCGGCAGCCGCGTTCGCACAACCGATCGCCGGACAAGGCGCGTTGCAGCTCCTGACTTCCTTCGGTCCGTTCATCGCCGCGTGCGTGGCGATGTATCTCGTCTTCCCGATCTCCTATCCGCTCACCCTCGCCCTCGCCGTGCCGACCGGGGCGCTTCTGGTCCGCATCTTCATCATCCAGCACGATTGCGGCCACGGCTCGTTCTTCGCCTCGCGCCGGGCCAACGCGCTGGTCGGGCGGTTGTGCAGCCTGATCACGCTGACGCCGTTCGCGAACTGGGGGCGCCAGCACGCCCTGCACCACGCCGACTGGAACAACCTCGACCGCAAGGGCGGCGGCGCCGACATCTATTCGTCCTGCCTGACGGTGCGCGCCTATCGCGCGCTGTCGCAGCGGCGGCGCCTGCTCTACCGCCTGCCGCGCCATCCGCTGGTGGCCAACCTGCTGCTGCCGCCGCTGATCTTCGTGTTGCTCTATCGGCTGCCGTTCGACACGCCGAACGAATGGCGGCGCGAGCGCCGGTCGGTGCATTTCACCAACCTGGCGCTGGTCGCGCTGTTCGGCGCGCTGGTCGTGCTGTTCGGATGGCGCGCGGTGCTGCTCGTCCATCTGCCGGTCATGACGGTGGCCTCCATTGCGGGCGTCTGGCTGTTCTCCCTGCAGCATCGCTTCGAGACGGCGCGCTGGACGACCGAGGGCGACTGGAGCTTCGCCGACGCCGCGCTGCAGGGATCGTCGTGGTTCGGCCTGCCGCGCGTCCTGCACTGGCTGACCGGCAACATCGGCTTCCATCACGTCCATCACCTCAATCCGCGCGTGCCGAGCTATCGGCTGCGCGCGGCGCACGAGGCCGTCCAGGCGCTGCTGCCGGTGAAGCCGCTCAGCCTGCTCGGCGGGCTGCGCGCGCCGTGGCTGACGCTGTGGGACGAGGCGGCCGGCCGGCTGGTCCGCTTCCGCGACGTGGCGACGGCCCCCGTCTGACTGCGGCGCTGCGGTCGCCGCCGTCTGTCCCTTTCACGCCTGCGCTGCCTCGCGGAAATGGCCGGCTCTTTCGACGAGGTCGATCATGTGGGCGGCGGCGTGGATCGTCAGCGGATGAGGCGTGAAGCCGGCCTTGGGCGAGATGTAGGCCGCCATGTCGCGGACGACGCCAACTTGCCGCTCGGATGCCTCGGCAAGCAGCGCGATCACCAGATTCTCCAGCGCGATCACGCGGACGCGCAACTGCGTCAGCTCGGCATTCGTGGGTCGAGACATCGCGGATGGCCTCTCGGCGTAGAGCGCCGCGGCCTGCGGCCCGCGGGGCCCGCGCTGTCGCGAAGAGGCTGAGGAACGCTGCTTCCTGCCGGCCATAGGCGACCTCCTCTGAAACAAGGGAGAGACGGCACGCTTGCGTCCTAGCGCCTTTCACCCGGCCTTTCCAGCCGAGGATGGGCGCCTGCCATTGAGCGAAAGGACGATGTTCTAGCGCATAAGGAGGCTGCGCGTTGCCGAGGCCATGACCGGCATCACGGCGCGCGCGATCCATGGCTGCAGGCCGAGAGGCTTCAGCAGCATCTTGATCGCCATGTCGTGCGGCAGGTGGCGCTTCGCGAACTGCAGGACGTCGGCGCGCCAGATGTCGTAGTCGCCACGCCGGAAGGCACGGTCGGGGTTGCAGGCGAGGAACACGGCCTTGAAGGCGCAGAAGGCGTCCTCCGTATCGACGGCCGCCAGCCGGCTCCAGAGCGTGCGCAGCACGGCAGCCCGGCCCGGACATTCGAGCGCCTGGTAGCGCAGGAAATAGCGGTAGAAGTGCTTGTAGTGGCCCACCTCGTCGGCGCTGATCCGCGCCGCCAGCCCGCTCAGCACCGGCTCCTCGCTCGCCTCCGACAACATGCGGTAGAACGCGGCGGTGCCGGTCTCGACGACGCAGCGCGCCGCCATCTCCAGCGTGCGGGTGCCGGCGAGCTGCTCGACCGTGCAAAGCGGCGTGTACTCGGCGAGAAATGTCCGATAGGCGCCCTCCCAGTCGAAATCAGGCCACGCCGCCCGGACGTAGCGTTTCAGCGCCGCGCCATGCCGCAGCTCCTCGCTCTCCCACTCGCGCTCCAGCCACTCGACGACCTCGCTGTCGCAGCGGAAGTAGTCGACCAGGTTGCGCGTATAGAGGCCCGACGTGATCTCGATGAAGGAGGCCGAAGCCACGAGATAGAAGAGCCGCCGATCGACGCCCGCCGCGCCGGGCGCCAGCGCATGGTACGGGATGTCCTCGAGGGACCAGGAAGCTGCACGCTTCTTGCCGGGGCGCCGGGCCGCCATGTCGGCCATCTCCGCGGTAGTGATGTCCGAAAGGGCGGCGCGATTGCGAAGTCGCTTGCGCGGTCGCGAGCGCGGCCACCCGATCGTACCTGGCGCCGATGCTAGCAGGTTCGCGCGCGGCCGGAAGCGCCGCGCCATCGCAGGCCGGATCGCTCCGATGTCCGCGATCTACTTCTCGCGGAAACACCAGCTCGCGAGCGCCAGGACCAGCACCAGCACGAGGACGATGCCGAGCGACAGGCCGCCGATCAGCCTCTCCACGCGATGGCCGATGTAGAGATCGTCGAACCAGAACCAGTAGAGGACCTGTCCCAGCAGGCCGGCGATCGCCGGCAAGGCGAGCCTCGAAGCCCAGAGGACGACGCGTTCCATGTCTTCCTCCCGCGTCGCGGACGGCCCGGCGGAGGGCAGGGGGTCGTGTCGCCCGCCCGAAAACCCTGGCTGGCAAGCGGAACGATCGGACCATCCGGTCGAGGGAACTCCGGCGCCGGCGAGTCTCGTGCTGCCCCCAACGTGACGAACCCGCACCGGCGATGTCCGATCGTTCACGCCTCCCACGCTCTTCGAGCAGACTAGTCGTCGAGGTCCGGGGCGTCTGTCCAATATTGACCGAAGCAACGTCGGAAAGCGTACAATCGCCGCCGATGCTCCGCGCATTGGAGGTTCGCCATGGCCCGGCAGGCTAAGTCCACCTTCAATCCCAAGGCGTTTCTCGGCACCGCGGCCCGCGGGCGCACCATCTCCGACTATCCCCGGGAAAGCGTCGTCTACCGGCAGGGCAGTGCGGCGGACGCCGTGTTCTACATCCAGAAGGGCCGGATCAAGATCACGGTCGCGTCGCAGCAGGGCAAGGAGGCGATCATCGCGATGCTGGGACCGGACGAGTTCTTCGGCGAAGGCTGCCTCATCGGCCAGCCGCAGCGGCTGGGAACGGCCACCGCGATGATCGACAGCAGGCTCACGCGCGTCAGCAAGGCCGAGATGATCCGCGTCATCCGCGAGGAAGCCGCGTTCGGGGAGCTCTTCACGGCCTACCTGCTGACCCGCAACAGCCGCATCCAGGAAGACCTGATCGACCAGCTTTTCAATTCGAGCGAGAAGCGGCTGGCGCGCACGCTGCTGCTGCTGGCGAACTTCGGCAAGCGCGGCGGGCCGCAGCCGATCGCCGGGCGCATCACCCAGGCCACGCTGGCCGAGATGGTCGGCACGACGCGCCCGCGGGTCAGCTATTTCATGAACAAGTTCAGGAAGGCGGGCTTCATCAGCTACAACAGCCACCTGTCCAATGGTCACCTGCAGGTCCACAGCTCGCTGCTGACCGTCGTGCTGAACGAGCGGGCCTGACGGCCCGCTGTCGGCAGCCACGCCCGCACGATTAAATTTCCGCGATTCGCCGGCCAGCCCCTTACCGACGTGCCGGGCGCGTCCCATATGCCCGACGAGACTTGTGGCGCAGCGTCTCGTGTTCCCGCTCAGAGCAACCACACACCATCTGAGAGGGGGAGTTCCATGACAATCGATCCGGGGAAGCCGGCCTTCGGCCCGGCCGCCATCGACCGTCGCGCCGCCGGCAGCGCGAAGACCGCATCCGCTCCGACGACAAGGATGCCCCTTGCCTATCTTGCCATCGTGGCCGGCCTCATGAGCCTGTTCGCAGGCGCCATGCTGGCCGGCCGTACCGATCGCGCCCTGCCCGATTTCGAGACCGAGGACGCGCCGGCGGACGTCGCGACCCTCGCCAGACGCGTCGTCGAATGCCGGCAGTGGCTGAACTTCGCCGTCATCGACGAGGCGACCGACCGCGCGGTCCAGGACGCCGTCGTCCATCTGCGATGCGACGCGCTGGCCGCCGATCAGCAGCGCCTGCGCCGCAAGTACGCGCAATGGCCGACGACGCTGCAGGCCCTCGACAGCGCGGGCGGCGACCGCGCCGATCCCGATCCGTGAACGGCCCGGAGCCGGCGCCGGGTCGACAATTCATTCGACCGGGCCGCCTTTCGCCCTTACTATCGGCTCCGCCCGTCCCCATATCCTTTCTTCGGCGTGGGACGAGGCGTTGCAAGGCGGCGCTTCGCCCGGTCCCGATGCGACGAGCGCGCCCCACCCCGGGAAGGAATTTCATGACAGTCGATCCGACGCCGCCGGCCCTCGGCCCGGCCAACATCGAGCGTCGGCCGGTTACCCGGCTCGAGGTCAGGCGCCGCGAGAGCATCTGGGAGATCACGAGCGACGGTCGTCTCTGCGGTCACTACGACGACGATCAGCCGGCCTTCGACGCGGCGGAAGCGATGGCGCTCGCCCTCGTCGCGGACGGAGGCGCAGCCGACCTTCTGTGGACCGACGCACGACCGCAATCCGGCGTTCCCGATCGGATCATCGAGTTCAGATCCGGATCGACGACCATCGTGTGCCAACGCACGGGAAGTGCATCGTGAAGAACTTCAAGAGCTGGCTCGTGCCGCCCGTCCTGTTCCCGGCACTGCTGATCGTGCTCATCGTCGCCTACGCACTGCTGCGCGCGCCGACCTGACAACCCGAACACAGGAGCATCGATGGAATCCTTGACCCAGAAGCGCTCCCGCCTGCGCGGCGAGCTGCGGGAAGCCTACAGCGACTGGCTCGGCGCCACCCGTGGCGCGGGCGAATTCGACGACGTCGGGACGCCGGGGATCGATATCTCCGGATGCCCGGACGCCAGCAAGATGAAATGGTTCGCCTACCAGGCCGCGAAGCTCCGCCTCGTGCAGGCCTACGCCGAGGGACCGGACAGGACCTCCGGGACCGCTCCATGACAGATCGCGCGACCTTGCACTCCCGTCTCGTCGCCGCCGAGGCGCACGCGGCGGAAGGCCATCGCGATATCGCGCGGCAACTCCGTCTGATCGCGGATCTGGAACGGGACGGCCGCCACACGGCGCACGCGAAGCAACGGCTCGACTCTCTGGAGAAGGTCCAGGCGCGGCATCTGAGCAGGCTGGCGACGATCGCCGACCGGCTGGAGAAGCTGCCGTAGAGCCGGAAGGACGGAAGGGAACGAACATGCCCGATCATCTCGAAGCCGGAACGCTGGCCCGTCGCACCTACGAACTGTTCCTGCCCAATGCGACCGACGCCAGCGTCGCCATCACGCTCGGCGATATGGCGCACGACTCGCCGGCGGCCTCCTTCGCCCGCCACAGCGGAGCGACGCACTACGGTCTCATATCGATGCGCAACGTGCCCGACGGTCCCAGGCATCCGGTCGTCTGGAGCCTGCACGAGACCATGCTCGCGGTGACGGGCGTCGGCGACGATGAAGATGTCGGCCAGGATATGAGGCGAGTGATCGTCCGGCTGCTGGCGGTGTTCTTCCACGAGATCTGCGCCATTGCGCCCGGTCTTTCGACGTCGGAGTTCGCCGTCGCCAACG is a genomic window containing:
- a CDS encoding LexA family transcriptional regulator, translating into MDIMSELGDAISEGRRRRGLTQAELAREFGISKSAVNQWESGKNVPDQRKLGRLVQLLGLDPAVAAGVPPETRNTETRQTEAGHAETGGPRSDAAPAATRLLREMPVNGRPDIAVWASAEAGHDGAMVLVNEPIDYIRRSERMLGVRNPFAFYVIGTSMSPAIEHGDQVVIHPGMPPQPGKDHVFLQQQPDGTMLALVKRLLRSTTTAWRVRQFNPPRDFDLPKSKWSKALMITEKRVG
- a CDS encoding fatty acid desaturase, whose protein sequence is MNTDRAFARSGAEVRRAAAAFAQPIAGQGALQLLTSFGPFIAACVAMYLVFPISYPLTLALAVPTGALLVRIFIIQHDCGHGSFFASRRANALVGRLCSLITLTPFANWGRQHALHHADWNNLDRKGGGADIYSSCLTVRAYRALSQRRRLLYRLPRHPLVANLLLPPLIFVLLYRLPFDTPNEWRRERRSVHFTNLALVALFGALVVLFGWRAVLLVHLPVMTVASIAGVWLFSLQHRFETARWTTEGDWSFADAALQGSSWFGLPRVLHWLTGNIGFHHVHHLNPRVPSYRLRAAHEAVQALLPVKPLSLLGGLRAPWLTLWDEAAGRLVRFRDVATAPV
- a CDS encoding ferritin-like domain-containing protein, whose product is MAARRPGKKRAASWSLEDIPYHALAPGAAGVDRRLFYLVASASFIEITSGLYTRNLVDYFRCDSEVVEWLEREWESEELRHGAALKRYVRAAWPDFDWEGAYRTFLAEYTPLCTVEQLAGTRTLEMAARCVVETGTAAFYRMLSEASEEPVLSGLAARISADEVGHYKHFYRYFLRYQALECPGRAAVLRTLWSRLAAVDTEDAFCAFKAVFLACNPDRAFRRGDYDIWRADVLQFAKRHLPHDMAIKMLLKPLGLQPWIARAVMPVMASATRSLLMR
- a CDS encoding cold-shock protein gives rise to the protein MSRGTVKWFNSTKGFGFIAPDDGGKDAFVHISAVERAGLDRLIEGQKVEYDVVADRRTGKASAENLKKVD
- a CDS encoding Crp/Fnr family transcriptional regulator; translation: MARQAKSTFNPKAFLGTAARGRTISDYPRESVVYRQGSAADAVFYIQKGRIKITVASQQGKEAIIAMLGPDEFFGEGCLIGQPQRLGTATAMIDSRLTRVSKAEMIRVIREEAAFGELFTAYLLTRNSRIQEDLIDQLFNSSEKRLARTLLLLANFGKRGGPQPIAGRITQATLAEMVGTTRPRVSYFMNKFRKAGFISYNSHLSNGHLQVHSSLLTVVLNERA
- a CDS encoding Cro/CI family transcriptional regulator, encoding MSIPDGMKRARHAAGGKDIDIARLLGITPSAVSRWNGVVPVRRAIEIEALTAGRVTRYDIRPDHFGPPPSSSRPPSPAAPAGHPVRSGRC